Proteins encoded by one window of Verrucomicrobiota bacterium:
- a CDS encoding UbiA-like polyprenyltransferase, protein MEAVEEVIDRDRGNLLQRLGKFVRFSHTLFALPFALVSMLVAGQGFPPMRIIVGILICMVAARTSAMAFNRIVDWDYDKGNPRTADRHKLVTKQTATIVVWLSSAVFVVGAWYLNVLCLALAPVAVALIFFYSVTKRFTHFSHFFLGLSLSAAPMGAWAAVNGELWSLAPYILAFGVLLWVFGFDLIYSTMDEKYDRSAGLYSFPSRYGVQATLKLSRVLHALAILTFAWFGFEAGLSWGFWAALLVCAGGLIWEHKLSKSGDIGLINKAFFEVNAIVSLAFLVGVSLDIFFLLN, encoded by the coding sequence ATGGAAGCTGTAGAAGAAGTAATTGATAGGGATCGAGGCAACCTCTTGCAAAGGTTGGGCAAGTTCGTGCGTTTCTCTCATACACTCTTTGCACTGCCCTTTGCACTTGTGTCGATGCTAGTAGCTGGCCAGGGCTTTCCACCTATGAGGATTATTGTAGGCATACTGATTTGCATGGTAGCAGCGAGGACGTCAGCGATGGCTTTTAATCGCATAGTTGACTGGGACTATGATAAAGGCAACCCTCGGACAGCTGATCGTCATAAGTTAGTGACAAAACAAACTGCTACGATAGTTGTCTGGTTGTCCTCTGCGGTCTTTGTGGTGGGTGCCTGGTATCTCAATGTTTTATGCTTAGCTTTAGCACCTGTGGCTGTTGCATTGATCTTTTTCTATTCAGTGACCAAAAGGTTTACTCATTTTAGTCACTTTTTTTTAGGACTATCTTTAAGTGCAGCACCTATGGGTGCGTGGGCTGCGGTGAATGGTGAGTTATGGTCCCTGGCTCCATATATTTTAGCTTTCGGAGTGTTGCTTTGGGTTTTTGGTTTTGATCTGATTTATTCGACTATGGATGAGAAATATGATCGCTCTGCAGGTCTCTATAGTTTTCCTTCACGCTATGGAGTTCAGGCAACCCTAAAACTATCAAGAGTGCTGCATGCCTTAGCGATTCTAACATTCGCATGGTTCGGTTTTGAGGCTGGTTTATCATGGGGTTTTTGGGCAGCTTTACTGGTTTGCGCGGGAGGCTTAATTTGGGAGCACAAGCTTTCTAAAAGCGGTGATATTGGCTTAATCAATAAAGCGTTTTTCGAGGTGAATGCAATCGTAAGTTTAGCCTTTTTAGTTGGAGTATCGTTAGATATTTTTTTCCTATTAAATTAG
- the mqnE gene encoding aminofutalosine synthase MqnE, translating into MNGRFDHLVAKVFSGKRITEEDGVWLYHRAKLHDLGKLATHVRKQKAGDVATYVVNRYLNYSNVCILNCQFCAFAKKKRDPEAFQLSIAEMVEKARESLEQGITEIHIVGGLHPTLPFSYYTEMLSELKKLDESLRLKAFTAIEIRHLARRIRKATIRQTLSELREAGLDALTGGGAEIFDAEVRDQICRGKESAEEWLEVHQTWHEMGMRSTCTMLYGHVETIEQRFKHLGKLRKLQDKTKGFTAIVPYAFEPENNQLAHIRRASALEELRMLALCRIFLDNFDHITGYWISTGLSLAQIALSYGVDDLHGTIEEEKIFHMAGAKTPAAMTTDKLQKAIKESGWVPAERDTFYRVLPGTDKVIDRAATIC; encoded by the coding sequence ATGAACGGGCGTTTTGATCATTTAGTAGCGAAAGTTTTCAGTGGAAAACGAATCACTGAAGAAGACGGAGTATGGCTGTATCACCGCGCAAAGCTACATGATTTGGGTAAGCTTGCGACTCATGTTCGCAAGCAGAAAGCTGGAGATGTCGCGACTTATGTAGTCAATCGGTACTTGAATTACTCGAATGTTTGTATTTTGAACTGCCAATTTTGTGCTTTTGCCAAAAAGAAAAGGGACCCCGAGGCCTTTCAGCTCTCAATTGCGGAGATGGTGGAGAAAGCAAGAGAATCTCTAGAGCAAGGGATCACAGAAATTCATATTGTTGGGGGACTTCATCCTACATTACCGTTTTCTTATTATACTGAAATGTTATCTGAGCTTAAGAAACTTGATGAGTCTTTGCGTTTAAAAGCGTTTACAGCTATAGAGATCAGGCACTTAGCACGGCGTATACGCAAGGCAACAATCAGGCAAACTTTATCTGAGCTTCGTGAAGCTGGTCTGGATGCGCTAACTGGAGGGGGTGCGGAGATTTTTGATGCTGAAGTTCGAGATCAGATTTGCCGTGGGAAGGAATCTGCAGAAGAATGGCTGGAAGTGCATCAAACTTGGCATGAAATGGGAATGAGAAGCACCTGCACGATGTTATACGGACATGTGGAAACGATCGAACAACGCTTTAAGCATTTAGGGAAGTTACGTAAATTACAGGATAAGACAAAAGGATTTACGGCCATCGTTCCCTATGCTTTTGAGCCAGAGAATAATCAGCTAGCTCACATTCGCAGAGCTTCTGCATTAGAAGAGCTTCGAATGCTAGCACTTTGTCGCATATTTTTAGATAACTTTGATCACATCACGGGATATTGGATTAGCACGGGTTTGTCATTAGCCCAAATTGCTTTGTCATATGGTGTAGATGATTTACATGGAACAATTGAAGAGGAGAAGATTTTCCATATGGCTGGTGCGAAGACACCAGCTGCGATGACTACAGATAAGTTACAAAAAGCAATTAAGGAGTCAGGTTGGGTGCCTGCAGAAAGAGATACTTTCTATCGTGTTCTACCTGGAACAGACAAAGTTATAGATCGAGCTGCTACTATTTGTTGA
- a CDS encoding menaquinone biosynthesis protein, whose amino-acid sequence MINLQVGSVPFLNARPLIEYLDLDVDLEMPSQLAISFRKGQFDLALVPIVECLLHGPYRVLDEVGVCSDGPVWSVLLLCRKQVDEITSISLDKTSLTSHYLTKIVCEQFLKLKPHYVNEGERADADLRIGDRALESYRNLPEQYLSKLDLGEIWKLYTGLPFVYAVWAIGKDSQLSQESLELFRQKSLSGTEKVRELDVDQLEHAYLTQAIRYKIGKEERLGVREFSARLKELGIPSPQAIEFI is encoded by the coding sequence GTGATTAACTTGCAAGTGGGTTCAGTTCCCTTTTTAAATGCGAGACCTTTGATTGAGTATCTTGATTTAGACGTTGATTTAGAAATGCCATCTCAGTTGGCTATATCTTTCCGAAAAGGACAATTCGATTTAGCTTTGGTTCCTATTGTGGAGTGTTTACTTCATGGCCCTTATCGAGTTCTTGATGAGGTAGGGGTTTGTAGTGATGGTCCAGTATGGAGTGTCTTATTGCTCTGTCGAAAACAAGTTGATGAAATAACGTCTATTTCCTTAGACAAGACATCCCTTACATCCCATTACTTAACTAAGATTGTTTGCGAGCAGTTTTTGAAATTGAAGCCACACTATGTTAATGAGGGGGAGCGTGCCGATGCTGACTTACGTATTGGAGATAGGGCACTTGAAAGCTACCGAAATTTGCCAGAACAATATCTTAGCAAATTGGATCTTGGTGAAATCTGGAAACTTTATACTGGTTTGCCCTTTGTTTACGCGGTATGGGCTATAGGCAAAGATAGTCAATTATCACAAGAGTCCTTAGAATTATTTCGCCAAAAGAGCCTGAGCGGCACTGAAAAAGTTCGTGAGTTAGACGTTGATCAACTTGAGCACGCCTATTTGACTCAGGCAATCCGTTACAAAATTGGGAAAGAGGAGAGATTAGGAGTAAGAGAGTTCAGCGCCAGACTTAAAGAGCTTGGAATTCCATCGCCTCAGGCAATTGAATTTATTTAA